A window from Solea senegalensis isolate Sse05_10M linkage group LG15, IFAPA_SoseM_1, whole genome shotgun sequence encodes these proteins:
- the gpatch11 gene encoding G patch domain-containing protein 11 produces the protein MSDEEEDYMSDAFLNKIQDVKPGVNMVRRVKEAMKKETKQKEKNIQSRQKTYKEQEHESREAALQSSVSSENKGFALLQKMGYKAGQGLGKKGAGRVDPIPLSIKTDRGGIGMEEVKKRKAEEELEHYRQKVRAKQQNETRSLEDFRSRVRTEREERKIEADFRKSQRACEQLDTQKNITIPREDWYWPKVDAEEEEEEEEDANEEESEEEEIAELTAFDKLQILTSYLRGVHFYCTWCGTTYNDEDDLCSNCPGDTAADHE, from the exons ATGTCGGACGAGGAAGAGGATTATATGTCTGACGCTTTTCTCAATAAaat ACAAGATGTGAAGCCTGGAGTCAACATGGTGAGGCGGGTAAAAGAGGCAATGAAGAAGGAGACGAAGCAGAAGGAGAAGAACATTCAGAGCCGACAGAAGACCTACAAGGAGCAGGAACATGAAAGTCGAGAAGCAGCTCTGCAGAGTTCAGTCAGCAGTGAGAACAAGGGATTTGCACTTTTGCAGAAAATGGGTTACAAAGCTGGTCAAGGCCTCGGGAAGAAAG GAGCGGGAAGGGTTGATCCAATTCCCCTAAGCATCAAAACCG ACAGAGGTGGCATTGGAATGGAAgaggtaaagaaaagaaaagctgagGAGGAACTTGAACATTATCGACAGAAGGTTCGAGCCAAACAACAGAATGAGACCCGATCTCTGGAAGATTTTAG GTCAAGGGTGAGGACAGAGCGAGAGGAGCGCAAGATTGAAGCAGATTTCAGAAAGAGTCAGCGAGCCTGTGAGCAACTTGACACTCAGAAG AACATCACTATCCCCAGAGAAGACTGGTACTGGCCAAAAGTAGatgctgaggaagaggaagaggaagaggaagatgctaatgaagaggagagtgaggaagaggagattgCGGAATTAACA GCATTTGACAAACTACAAATTTTGACATCCTATTTGAGAGGAGTCCATTTTTACTGCACATGGTGTGGGACAACGTATAATG aTGAAGATGACTTGTGCTCCAATTGTCCTGGGGATACAGCAGCAGACCATGAATGA
- the eif2ak2 gene encoding interferon-induced, double-stranded RNA-activated protein kinase, whose protein sequence is MATENWVSELNRYVQRTRLELRYEDVGSVGPDHIKTFTVRAVLNGKEYPEGVGHNKKEAKQNAAKNAMTALSEKSSDCTENAEAVRPAPVHQTSIHNYVCWLNEYGNKNKVLIKATESTSLDPRGAQCCSFVVGDKEYPAGYGKTKKEAKEEAAKLVYQEILDSTSTHSGNEPYGGTPRQQKEESEQNVSEICDKMNSLSVKPEGENFIGLINQYCQKTKWAYDYILVKRCGEAHSPLFSYKLVINNKEYSVGKGKNVKEAKQNAAQQAWAVLKQQPDYDSKVHFLSSVSDDGEPTRLPTLPNTPEFDNAHMECKPKATIGDSAVFTTSMTPSKNQDQSPDVRPRIRLAAKFERAGSHSMEDMPNFKRGEGTPHSQSSSRFKSDFDCIEQIGKGAFGRVYKAREKLLDKYYAVKIVRYKEKTLREVAALSDLHHPNIVRYYKCWMEDSGYQMESVADSSSASHLTGGSSGEHLCIQMELCNTKTLRVWIDKKNSETGQMSLCDPKRREKRLTIVQQLASGVEYIHSKKLIHRDLKPANILFGQDEEVKIGDFGLVTAENDDDAENLMERTEYKGTPSYMAPEQKSRSTYDRKVDIFALGLIYFELLWNFSGKDKQIWDDARNQRLPQDFSHEYPQESQMIKSMLCFKPQERPEASQLRKNLEEYSHRLKNICDERQTV, encoded by the exons ATGGCAACGGAAAACTGGGTATCTGAACTAAACCGATATGTTCAGCGGACACGACTGGAGCTGCGGTATGAGGACGTTGGATCTGTTGGACCTGACCACATCAAGAC ATTTACTGTCAGAGCTGTCTTGAATGGCAAGGAATATCCTGAAGGTGTTGGGCACAACAAGAAGGAAGCCAAACAGAATGCAGCTAAAAATGCCATGACAGCAttgtcagagaagtcatctgaCTGT ACTGAAAATGCAGAAGCAGTTCGCCCTGCACCAGTTCATCAGACAAGTATTCATAACTATGTATGCTGGCTTAATGAATACGGTAACAAGAACAAGGTGTTAATAAAGGCTACAGAGTCAACCTCACTGGATCCAAGGGGTGCTCA ATGCTGTAGCTTTGTGGTTGGTGATAAGGAATACCCTGCTGGCTATGGGAAAACAAAGAAGGAAGCCAAGGAGGAAGCAGCAAAGCTTGTATATCAAGAGATATTAGACAGTACAAGTACACAT tcTGGAAATGAGCCATATGGTGGCACACCACGTCAGCAAAAGGAGGAGTCAGAACAAAATGTGTCAGAAATCTG tGACAAGATGAACAGCCTCAGTGTGAAGCCAGAAGGTGAAAATTTCATTGGACTTATCAATCAGTACTGCCAGAAAACAAAGTGGGCCTATGATTACATCTTAGTGAAAAGATGTGGTGAAGCACACAGTCCTCT ATTTTCCTACAAATTAGTGATCAACAACAAGGAATACTCTGTGGGAAAGGGTAAGAACGTCAAGGAAGCCAAACAAAATGCAGCTCAGCAGGCCTGGGCTGTTCTCAAACAACAGCCAGACTACGACAGCAag GTACATTTCTTGTCATCTGTGTCTGATGATGGTGAACCAACCAGGCTGCCCACACTGCCAAACACACC GGAGTTTGATAATGCACATATGGAATGCAAGCCAAAAGCTACTATAGGTGACTCAGCTGTTTTCACCACTTCAATGACCCCTTCCAAGAATCAG GATCAAAGTCCCGATGTAAGACCCAGAATAAG ACTTGCAGCAAAGTTTGAAAGAGCTGGCAGTCACAGCATGGAG GATATGCCCAATTTCAAGAGAGGGGAAGGAACACCCCATTCTCAATCAAGCTCAAG attTAAATCAGACTTTGACTGCATAGAGCAAATTGGCAAGGGAGCCTTTGGTCGTGTCTACAAGGCAAGAGAAAAACTGTTGGACAAGTACTATGCTGTAAAGATAGTTCGTTACAAAGA AAAAACTCTAAGAGAGGTGGCAGCATTATCAGATCTCCATCACCCCAATATTGTTCGATACTACAAATGCTGGATGGAGGATTCAGGGTATCAAATGGAAAGTGTAGCTGACAGTAGCAGTGCTTCGCA CTTAACAGGGGGTTCATCTGGCGAGCACCTCTGTATTCAGATGGAGTTGTGTAACACCAAAACACTTAGAGTGTGGATAGATAAGAAGAATTCTGAGACGGGGCAAATGTCTTTGTGTGACCccaagagaagagaaaagagactAACCATTGTTCAGCAACTAGCCAGTGGAGTCGAGTACATTCACTCCAAGAAGTTAATCCACAGAGACCTGAAG CCAGCCAACATCTTGTTTGGGCAGGATGAAGAAGTGAAGATTGGAGACTTTGGTCTGGTCACTGCtgagaatgatgatgatgctgagaACCTGATGGAGAGAACAGAGTACAAGGGAACCCCGTCTTATATGGCCCCTGAGCAG AAGAGCCGGAGCACTTATGACCGAAAAGTGGACATATTTGCTTTGGGGTTGATATATTTCGAACTTCTGTGGAACTTCAGTGGTAAGGACAAACAG ATTTGGGACGATGCCAGAAACCAGAGACTTCCTCAAGACTTTTCTCATGAATATCCCCAGGAG AGTCAAATGATAAAGTCAATGCTGTGTTTCAAACCACAAGAGCGACCTGAGGCTAGTCAACTGAGGAAAAATTTAGAAGAGTACAGTCACAGGCTTAAAAATATTTGTGATGAAAGACAGACTGTCTAG
- the LOC122781708 gene encoding interferon-induced, double-stranded RNA-activated protein kinase-like — MSRESTEPSTQNMETAEDYSNSVMFMDISNPDMDQVAVKNNSMGNGERNTSTQSRFILEFDSISRLGNGGFGSVYKAREKLVNKYYAVKVVQFTGKALREVTALSDLHHHKIVRYFNCWKEDSDYQDDSSVESSTSSESFSHSSPMYLYIKMELCDTRTLESWIMERNVEHQQDSKRREESLNIVQQIVSGVEYIHSKKLIHRDLKPSNIMFGQNKKVKIVDFGLVTTEADDNDNNLMERTNRTGTISYMAPEQHGKTYDRKVDIFALGLIYLELLWKVSTGSERAAIFMDARRKNFPTQFTSEFFQEHQIIKSMLHEKTGDRPEATDLKMELENLSLILSAQKDTASCPFA, encoded by the exons ATGAGTAGAGAATCTACTGAGCCATCGACACAAAACATGGAAACCGCTGAAGATTACAGTAATTCTGTAATGTTCATGGATATATCAAACCCAGACATGGATCAg GTtgctgtgaaaaacaacagtatGGGAAATGGTGAGAGAAACACATCGACCCAATCAAG ATTCATATTAGAATTTGATTCCATATCACGTCTTGGCAATGGAGGCTTTGGTAGTGTCTACAAGGCAAGAGAAAAACTGGTCAACAAGTATTACGCCGTCAAGGTTGTCCAGTTTACAGG AAAAGCTTTGCGAGAGGTAACGGCATTGTCAGACCTCCATCACCACAAAATTGTACGATACTTCAATTGCTGGAAGGAGGATTCAGACTACCAGGACGACAGTTCAGTGGAGAGTTCCACCTCTTCTGA GTCCTTCAGCCATTCATCACCAATGTACCTATACATTAAGATGGAATTATGTGACACCAGAACACTGGAAAGCTGGATAATGGAGAGGAATGTAGAACATCAGCAAGACTCCAAACGAAGAGAAGAAAGTCTAAACATCGTTCAACAAATAGTCAGTGGAGTCGAGTACATTCACTCCAAAAAACTCATCCACAGGGACCTAAAG CCTTCCAACATCATgtttggacaaaataaaaaagtaaagattGTGGATTTTGGCCTAGTCACCACTGAGGCTGATGACAATGACAACAATCTGATGGAGAGAACTAATAGAACAGGAACCATATCCTACATGGCTCCAGAACAA CATGGGAAAACCTATGACAGAAAGGTGGACATATTCGCGTTGGGGCTTATATACCTTGAACTCCTTTGGAAAGTCTCCACTGGCTCAGAAAGAGCAGCC attttcatGGATGCCAGACGAAAGAACTTCCCTACACAGTTTACATCAGAGTTTTTCCAAGag caccAAATAATCAAGTCAATGTTGCATGAGAAAACAGGAGACCGACCTGAAGCTACTGACCTGAAAATGGAGCTTGAAAATTTGTCTCTCATACTCAGTGCCCAAAAAGACACTGCAAGTTGTCCATTTGCCTGA
- the LOC122781707 gene encoding interferon-induced, double-stranded RNA-activated protein kinase-like has translation MMDGYKNCVSQINEYAQQSGSVLSFQDLGCVGPDHDRVFSCRVVLDGEVYPDAVGRSKKKAKYNAAESALKCLLARTRVSDETRRQSVTSKDNNFPEKCVTGTASQCSQKRLHDHTCEKRCHEPNNSQFFCKSVINSKEHPVSEDENVKKAKQNTSQWTAPQQHSESDSKDSFGTTASKDDAAMSSQLTESTILFSSELSQSSESIVFAASSNPLKAQVSSWSNVSKSDASTSLESTEPSTQNMETGENYSGYMDISNPDKDQVAVKNNSMGNGESNTSTQSRFILEFDSISRLGKGGFGSVYKAREKLVNKYYAVKVVQFKKKALREVTALSDLHHHNIVRYFNCWKEDSDYQDSSVESSTSSESFSHSSPMYLYIKMELCDTRTLKSWIMERNVEHQQDSKRREESLNIAQQIVSGVEYIHSKKHIHRDLKPPNIMFGQNKEVKIVDFGLVTAEADGNDKHLMERTKRTGTISYMAPEQHGKTYDKKVDIFALGLIYLELLWKVSSGSERAAIFMDAKQKKFPTQFTSEFLQEHQIIKSMLHEKPGDRPEAVALKTKLEKLSLTLSAQKDGSWRTVSDRTR, from the exons atgatggatggatataaAAACTGCGTATCACAAATCAACGAGTACGCGCAGCAATCAGGATCTGTGCTGTCATTTCAGGACCTGGGCTGTGTTGGACCAGATCATGACAGGGT ATTCAGCTGTAGGGTTGTCCTTGATGGTGAAGTCTATCCTGATGCTGTGGGGAGGAGCAAGAAGAAAGCCAAGTATAATGCTGCTGAAAGTGCCCTGAAATGTTTGTTGGCGAGGACACGTGTCAG TGATGAGACAAGAAGACAAAGTGTGACCTCCAAAGACAACAACTTTCCAGAGAAATGTGTAACAGGGACTGCCAGCCAGTGCAGTCAGAAGCGCTTGCATGATCATACCTGTGAGAAAAGATGCCATGAACCAAACAACTCCCA GTTTTTCTGCAAATCTGTGATCAACAGCAAGGAACACCCTGTGAGTGAGGATGAGAATGTCAAGAAAGCCAAACAAAACACGTCTCAGTGGACTGCTCCTCAACAACACTCAGAGTCAGACAGCAAG GATTCCTTTGGCACAACTGCGTCCAAAGATGATGCAGCGATGTCCTCACAACTAACTGAATCAACCATACT GTTCTCCAGTGAATTGTCACAAAGCAGTGAATCCATAGTATTCGCTGCTTCATCAAACCCTTTGAAGGCTCAG GTGTCCTCGTGGTCAAATGTGTCTAAAAGTGATGCATCAACTTCTTT AGAATCTACTGAGCCATCGACACAAAACATGGAAACAGGTGAAAATTACAGTGGATACATGGATATATCAAACCCAGACAAGGATCAG GTtgctgtgaaaaacaacagtatGGGAAATGGTGAGAGTAACACGTCGACCCAGTCAAG ATTCATATTAGAATTTGATTCCATATCACGTCTTGGCAAAGGAGGCTTTGGTAGTGTCTACAAGGCAAGAGAAAAACTGGTCAACAAGTATTACGCCGTCAAGGTTGTCCAGTTTAAAAA AAAAGCTTTGCGAGAGGTAACGGCATTGTCAGACCTCCATCACCACAACATTGTACGATACTTCAATTGCTGGAAGGAGGATTCAGACTACCAGGACAGTTCAGTGGAGAGTTCCACCTCTTCTGA GTCCTTCAGCCATTCATCACCAATGTACCTATACATTAAGATGGAATTATGTGACACCAGAACACTGAAAAGCTGGATAATGGAGAGGAATGTAGAACATCAGCAAGACTCCAAACGAAGAGAAGAAAGTCTAAACATCGCTCAACAAATAGTCAGTGGAGTCGAGTACATTCACTCcaaaaaacacatccacaggGACCTAAAG CCTCCCAACATCATGTTTGGACAGAATAAAGAAGTAAAGATTGTGGACTTTGGCCTAGTCACCGCTGAGGCTGACGGCAATGACAAACACCTGATGGAGAGAACTAAAAGAACAGGAACCATATCCTACATGGCTCCAGAACAA CATGGGAAAACCTATGACAAAAAGGTGGACATATTCGCGTTGGGGCTTATATACCTTGAACTCCTTTGGAAAGTCTCCTCTGGCTCTGAAAGAGCAGCC attttcatGGATGCCAAACAAAAGAAGTTCCCTACACAGTTTACATCAGAGTTTCTCCAAGAG CACCAAATAATCAAGTCAATGTTGCATGAGAAGCCAGGAGACCGTCCTGAAGCTGTTGCCCTGAAAACGAAGCTTGAAAAGTTGTCTCTCACTCTCAGTGCCCAAAAAGATGGGTCTTGGCGAACTGTATCTGATCGCACAAGATAG